One Methylocystis iwaonis genomic window, GCTCCGTGAGGCGTTCGCGCGCGACGGTCGAGCGCGTCGCGGCGTAGCGGCCAAAGTGCCAGCCACGAATAGTTGCCGTCACCATTTTCGGGTCTTTGTAGCCCATGCGCGCGAGCGTCTCGATCGTCTCGGGATCGTCGTCGTCGCCCGTGAAGACCAGATTGCCGCCGGTGGCGGAAAGCTCGGGGGCGCTTTCGAAGAGCCGCGCATAATGGCCCTGCACGATGTCGAGCCGCTTCATGAGCGCCTCGGCAAAGCCGTCGTAACCGCCAAAGCCCATCATGCGGGCGATAGTCTCGACGCCTTCCTTCGTGTCGGGCAGCGTATGTTTCTGCTCGTCGGCGACCATCTGAATGCGATGCTCGACGTCGCGCAGGAAGAGATAGGCTTCCCGCAAATCGTCGCGCGCCTGCGCCTCGACCCAGCCGCTCTCGACGAGCTGATCGAGCATGGGCAGCGTCGCGCGGCCGCGCAATCTTTTGTCGCGTCCGCCGGTGATGAGCTGCTGCGTCTGCGTGAAGAATTCGATCTCGCGAATGCCGCCGCGCCCCAATTTGATATTGTGGCCGATGACGGCGATCTTGCCGTGGCCTTTATGCGCATGGATCTGCCGCTTGATCGAATGCACGTCGGCGATCGCGGCGAAGTCGAAATATTTGCGCCAGACGAAGGGCGACAGCTCCTGCAAAAATTGTTCGCCCGCGTAAATGTCACCGGCGACGGGCCGCGCCTTGATATAGGCCGCGCGCTCCCAGTTCTGGCCCATGCTTTCGTAATAGGAGAGGGCGGCCTCCAGCGGAATGGCGATGGGCGTCGCGCCGGGGTCTGGGCGCAGGCGCAGATCGGTGCGAAAGACATAGCCGTCGCTGGTGCGCTCGCTCATGATCTTCACGATGCGCTTGGTGAGCTTCACGAAGAGATCGACGTCTTCGGAAGGATCGGTCAGACGGGCGCGGGAACGGTCGAAAAAGACGATGAGGTCGATGTCGGAGGAGTAGTTCAGCTCATAGGCGCCGCCCTTGCCCATGCCGAGGAAAATCCAGCCCGAGGCGCGTTCGGGGTCGCGCTGGTCGGCGAGCTCGAGCTTACCTGCGTGCTGGGCTTGGCGCAGCGTGAAACGAATGGCGGCGGAAAGCATGGCGTCGGCGATGCGGGTGAGCGCCTCGGTCGCCTGCAGCGTGTCCCACGCCTTGGAGAGATCGGCGAGCGCAATGACGAGCGCCGCCTCCTGCTTGATGAGCCGCAGGCGGCGCATGATCTCGGCTTCGTCGTCGGTCTCCAGCGCCTTGGTTTCGTCGATCAACGCGCCGACGCGCGTCTGTGGATCGGCCGCGAGCGCCGTCGTCAGACGCGCCGGGTCGCGCGCCGCAAGATCGGTGAGATAGGGGGAGGAGCCGAAGACGCCGAAGAGCAGGTCGCGCGCCTTGGGGTGTGCGGCGAGGAAGGCCGCGAGCGGGCCCTTATCTTTCTCCAACACGCGATCGAGCGCCTTTTGCGCTTTTTCGGCGTCGGGTGGCGAGATGATGATTTTCACGCGGGAGAGCAGGGCGTCGGCGTCGAGCGTCAAGGCTGTCCTCTAAAGCTTCATCGGCGCGCTAAATGGCTGCGCGATTCTTTCCCTTAACACGCGAAAGCGGGTTCGGAACCCACGGACCGCGAGCCTTCAGGCTCGCATATCGCAGGGCGAGCCTGAAGGCTCGCGGTCTAGGGCCGCCCGGCGATCCGGGGATGGGCTGCTTATGATTCCCAAAACGCGGCGCTCTCCCCTTCTCCCGCTTGCGGCGCGAAGCGGGGGAGGGACAGGGAGGGGGCGTATCAGCGGTATGAACCGGCGAGATAGCTGACAGATTGGACCGGGAGCATTCCTGACAGTCAAGTTCGTGTCTTCGAGAGGAGATGCGGGCGATGCCTATCAGGGAGCGCGCGGCGGTGGAAGAGCGGATCGCTTTGTTTCGGGATTTCGACACGGGGGTCTTCACCGTGTCGGAGTTGTGCCGGCTTTACGGCGTGAGCCGCGAGACATTCTACGTTTGGAAACGCCGGCGCGAGAGCGGCGAGGCGCGCTGGTTCGAGGAGCGGAGCCGGGCGCCGTTGCGTGCGCCGCAGGCGGCGACGGCCGAGACAATCGCCAGGATCCTGGATCTGCGCCGCCGCTTTCCGCACTTTGGGCCAAAGAAGATCAGGGCGCGCCTCTTGCTCGGCGCCCCCGAAACAGCGTGGCCCGCGGCGTCGACCATCGGCGATATCTTGAAGCGTGAGGGCCTGATCGCAGCAAAGCCGCGGTGTCGCCGCCCGGTCGGCCGAGGCGAGATCATCGCCGGCTCGGATGCGCCCAACGGCGAATGGGCGATGGACTTCAAGGGCTGGTTTCGCACGCGCGATGGCCGACGCATCGATCCGCTGACGGTTTCCGACACGGCGAGCCGCTACCTCGTCGACGTTCGGATCACGCCGCCGACGCATGATGGGGTCAAGGGCGCGCTATTGCGCATTTTCAGCGACATCGGCCTGCCGGCCGCTCCGACAATGGCGCGCCCTTCGGCGCGACGGGCGCCGGTGGACTTTCGCGGCTTTCGGTCTGGCTTTTGAAGCTCGGCGTGGAGCCGCGTTTCATCCCGCCGGCCGCGCCGCAGCACAACGGCCGGCACGAACGCATGCATCGCACCTTGAAGGATGAAACGGCGAAGTCCCCAGCGAGCGACAGGATGGAGCAGCAGGCGCGTTTCGATGCGTTCCGGCGCAGCTACAACGAGGAGCGTCCGCATGAGGCGCTCGAACAGACGACGCCGGCAAGTCATTGGTCGCGGCCGGGACGGCTCCTGCCGGAAAGGATCGACGAGCCCTGGTACGACGCGGACCATGAGGTCCGCCGGGTCCGCTCCGAGGGATCGATCAAATGGCGCGGCGAGACCGTGTTCATCGGCGAGGCTCTGGCCGGAGAGCTGGTCGGCCTCGCGGAGCTGGAAGACGGCGGCCATATCGTCCGCTTCATCGGCCGCGATCTCGGCGTCATTGATCCTGCGCTGCGTTTCCACCGCTTCGCTCCGCCGCGCGCGCGGCTGCGCTCAGCAGTGGAAACGCAGCGCAAACCAGAGTAGCAATTCTGTCAGGGATGTTGCCGGTCCAAACTGTCAGGAGAGTTGCCGGTCGTTCAATTTTGGGCGTGATCCCGGCCGGGCCCCACCCGACCCCGCTGTCGCGGGGCCACCCTCCCCGTAAAGGGGAGGGATGGGGCGCACCGAAATTGTCGATCGGCGGAAAGGCTCTTACAGCCCCACCTGCACCAGCTTGCTGTTCGTCTGCAGCAGGTTGCGGTAGCGCGCCAGCGCCCAGAGCGGGAAGAATTTCCGATAGCCGTGGTAGCGCAGATAGAAGACGCGCGGGAAGCCCGTCGCCGTGAAGCGCGGCTCGTTCCAGAGCCCGTCCTGCGCCTGCGTCGCCTGCAGATAGGCGACGCCGCGCGCGACCGCCGGATGGTCGACCTCGCCAGCCGCCATCAAGCCGAGCAGCGCCCAGGCGGTTTGCGAAGAGGTCGAGGGCGCGGGCTCGTAGCCCTTGTAGTCGAGCTTGTAGCTCGCGAGATCCTCGCCCCAGCCGCCGTCCGCGTTCTGGATCGAGACGAGCCAGTCCACCGCGCGGCGATAGGATTCATGTTCGTGCGGCAGGCCGACGGCGTTGAGCGCGCAGAGCGCCGACCAGGCGCCGTAGATGTAATTGGCGCCCCAGCGGCCGAACCAGGAACCGTCCTTCTCCTGCTCCCTCAAGAGATAGTCGACGCCGCGCCGCACGCATTCGCTCGACTCCATGGTGTCGCCGAGCTGCGCCAGCATGGAGATGCAGCGCGCCGAGACGTCGACCGTCGGCGGATCGAGCAGCGCGCCGTGGTCCGCAAAGGGGATGTGGTTGAGATAATGATAGACATTGTCGGCGTCGAAGGCGCCCCAGCCGCCGTTCTTCGACTGCATGCCGACGACCCATTCCTTGGCGCGGGCGATGCGCTCGGCATAGGGCTTTTTCTCTTCGGCGCTGGTGAGACGGTCCATGGCGGTCGCGACGACGGCGGTGTCGTCGACATCCGGATAATGCGCATTGGCGTATTGGAAGGCCCAGCCGCCGGGCCGCAGATCGGGCCGCTGAACCGCCCAATCGCCCTTCACATCCAGCACCTGCAGGGGCGCGAGCCAGTCGCAGGCGGCCCGCGCCTTTTCGCGCGCGTCGGCGTCGCCGGTCTCGAGCAGCGCATGCGCTACGAGCGAGGTGTCCCACACCGGCGAGACGCAGGGCTGGCAATAGGCTTCCGTCTCATTGACGACGAGCAGCCGCTCGATCGACTCGCGCGCATCCTTCACGCGCTGGTCGGTCTCGGGGATGCCGAGCGCGTCATACATCAGCAGGCTGTTGACCATCGCCGGGAAGATGGCGCCGAGGCCATCGACGCCGTTGAGGCGCTCGGTCGTCCAGCGTTCGGCGAGCTGAACGGAATAGTCGCGCGAGCGCTTCGGCATATGAGGCTCGAGCAGGCGCAGCAGCTTGTCGATCTCGCCGAAAATATGCGCCCAGGGCCAGGTCTGATGCTCGCCCTTCGGCCAGACTTTCACCTCTTCCGGCGGCGTCGTGAAGAGCTCCTGGATGTGGATGTCCTTCGGGTTCTTGGCGCAGGGCTTATAGGTCATAAGGACAAGGAGCGGCACGAGAACGGTGCGGCCCCAATAGGAAATCTTGTCAAGATGGAAGGGGAACCAGCTCGGCAGCAACATGATCTCGACCGGCATCACTGGCACGCCGTGCCACGGGATCTGGCCGTAAAGCGCCAGCAGCGAGCGCGTGAAGACATTGGAGGTCGCCGCGCCGCCATGGGCGAGGATCGCCGCGCGGGCGCGCGCCATGTGCGGAGCGTCGATGTCGTCGCCGATCATCTTGAGCGCGAAATAGGCCTTCACGCTCGCCGAGATGTTGAAGGCGCCGTCCTGGAATAGCGGCCAGCCGCCGTGATCGCCCTGCATGCGGCGCAGATAGACCGCGATCTTGCGCTCCAGCTCGGCGTCGACCGGCTCGGCGCGGAAATGGCGCATCAGCACATATTCGGCGGGGATGGTGGTGTCGGCCTCGAGCTCGAAGCACCAATGGCCGTCCGCCTTGCCGAGGTCCAGAAGCGCGTGTTTGGCGCTTTGGATGCTCGCTTCGAGCGCATCTGCGATCGGGGCGTCACTGGCGCGAAGGGCTGCGGTCATGGTTTGTCCTTTTTGCTCAATTTCATAGCGCTATGCGATGCGAAGCGTGGCGGTTTCCGCTGCGTCGCCCTCGCCATGCGGCGTGACGACGATCTCGACGTCCTGGCCCAGCGCGACGAGGAAGCGCAGGAGCCGCTCCAGGGAAAACTGCCGGAAGTCGCCGCGCAGCATTTTGGAGACGTCCGGCTGCCTGACGCCGAAGAGCCGCGCAGCCTCGACCTGTTTGAGACCGCGCGCCTTCAGAAGCGCTTCGATCTTACGGACCAGCTGCGCCTTGAGGATGTGATCCTCCGCATGTCTCGGCGTCGGCTGGCTTTCACTCATCTTATCAAGCCTGTTCAAGCCTGTTCTTCCGCCCGGCTCGCGAGCGTGGTTCAACTATAGTGATTTAACCATATGGTCAAGGCTGGGGCCACCAGATTGGACCGCGCGCCTTCAGGCGCGCCGCCAGAA contains:
- a CDS encoding bifunctional [glutamine synthetase] adenylyltransferase/[glutamine synthetase]-adenylyl-L-tyrosine phosphorylase codes for the protein MTLDADALLSRVKIIISPPDAEKAQKALDRVLEKDKGPLAAFLAAHPKARDLLFGVFGSSPYLTDLAARDPARLTTALAADPQTRVGALIDETKALETDDEAEIMRRLRLIKQEAALVIALADLSKAWDTLQATEALTRIADAMLSAAIRFTLRQAQHAGKLELADQRDPERASGWIFLGMGKGGAYELNYSSDIDLIVFFDRSRARLTDPSEDVDLFVKLTKRIVKIMSERTSDGYVFRTDLRLRPDPGATPIAIPLEAALSYYESMGQNWERAAYIKARPVAGDIYAGEQFLQELSPFVWRKYFDFAAIADVHSIKRQIHAHKGHGKIAVIGHNIKLGRGGIREIEFFTQTQQLITGGRDKRLRGRATLPMLDQLVESGWVEAQARDDLREAYLFLRDVEHRIQMVADEQKHTLPDTKEGVETIARMMGFGGYDGFAEALMKRLDIVQGHYARLFESAPELSATGGNLVFTGDDDDPETIETLARMGYKDPKMVTATIRGWHFGRYAATRSTVARERLTELTPKLLEALAATENADQAFLAFDKLIQKLPAGVQLFSLLVSQPRLLTLLAAITGAAPKLAATISKRPRVLDALMEPAFFHTLPSDADLRERLAAQFAEARSYEDALDRARIFGQEQKFLIGVRVLTGSISVADAGAAYTRLAETLIACLFEEVCKEFEKAHGRIENGAAAVVAMGKLGGREMTAASDLDLMLLYEADPHAESIGGERSLSTAQYYARLTQRLITAISAPTAEGTLYETDFRLRPSGNMGPIAVSLKSFEAYQAEEAWTWEHMALTRARVVAGPAEFAARVETAIRAALTRPRDPQKLKIDVLAMRKRIAQAKGSTSPWEVKQVAGGLIDIEFIAQYLMLLHGAAHPAIFSTTTPLALRGLRDAGLLDAGAAETLRAAASLYQGLTQVLRLAVDGPFRATDAPRGLTELLLRVGDSPNLSHLEALLADSQKRTREIFLSVIGPFSGPATGAGELSEAPPPA
- a CDS encoding helix-turn-helix domain-containing protein, which translates into the protein MPIRERAAVEERIALFRDFDTGVFTVSELCRLYGVSRETFYVWKRRRESGEARWFEERSRAPLRAPQAATAETIARILDLRRRFPHFGPKKIRARLLLGAPETAWPAASTIGDILKREGLIAAKPRCRRPVGRGEIIAGSDAPNGEWAMDFKGWFRTRDGRRIDPLTVSDTASRYLVDVRITPPTHDGVKGALLRIFSDIGLPAAPTMARPSARRAPVDFRGFRSGF
- a CDS encoding integrase core domain-containing protein; the protein is MEPRFIPPAAPQHNGRHERMHRTLKDETAKSPASDRMEQQARFDAFRRSYNEERPHEALEQTTPASHWSRPGRLLPERIDEPWYDADHEVRRVRSEGSIKWRGETVFIGEALAGELVGLAELEDGGHIVRFIGRDLGVIDPALRFHRFAPPRARLRSAVETQRKPE
- the shc gene encoding squalene--hopene cyclase, which gives rise to MTAALRASDAPIADALEASIQSAKHALLDLGKADGHWCFELEADTTIPAEYVLMRHFRAEPVDAELERKIAVYLRRMQGDHGGWPLFQDGAFNISASVKAYFALKMIGDDIDAPHMARARAAILAHGGAATSNVFTRSLLALYGQIPWHGVPVMPVEIMLLPSWFPFHLDKISYWGRTVLVPLLVLMTYKPCAKNPKDIHIQELFTTPPEEVKVWPKGEHQTWPWAHIFGEIDKLLRLLEPHMPKRSRDYSVQLAERWTTERLNGVDGLGAIFPAMVNSLLMYDALGIPETDQRVKDARESIERLLVVNETEAYCQPCVSPVWDTSLVAHALLETGDADAREKARAACDWLAPLQVLDVKGDWAVQRPDLRPGGWAFQYANAHYPDVDDTAVVATAMDRLTSAEEKKPYAERIARAKEWVVGMQSKNGGWGAFDADNVYHYLNHIPFADHGALLDPPTVDVSARCISMLAQLGDTMESSECVRRGVDYLLREQEKDGSWFGRWGANYIYGAWSALCALNAVGLPHEHESYRRAVDWLVSIQNADGGWGEDLASYKLDYKGYEPAPSTSSQTAWALLGLMAAGEVDHPAVARGVAYLQATQAQDGLWNEPRFTATGFPRVFYLRYHGYRKFFPLWALARYRNLLQTNSKLVQVGL
- a CDS encoding helix-turn-helix domain-containing protein, with translation MSESQPTPRHAEDHILKAQLVRKIEALLKARGLKQVEAARLFGVRQPDVSKMLRGDFRQFSLERLLRFLVALGQDVEIVVTPHGEGDAAETATLRIA